One stretch of Legionella birminghamensis DNA includes these proteins:
- a CDS encoding SAM-dependent methyltransferase, with product MNKQRLIILGAGIKSIAHLTKENIAAIQQATIVLCLMNEPVMSQWIGQHARQVLSLNEIYFSCNDRVESYKKIVREVQAHLTKYNNVAFVVYGHPLLLSSINKYLLKEIDRVSIEILIQPGISSFDCLLADLEVDPLCGCYCVEASELLRKNKLLDSTNHLIIWQIGILEDPGTKNSFNHKAFGALKNKLLLVYPKNHPCVIYEGSLYPHILPRVEKTTLAELECENFSRLSTLYMYPQTSKHF from the coding sequence ATGAATAAACAAAGACTGATAATTTTAGGAGCAGGAATAAAATCCATTGCGCATTTGACGAAGGAAAATATTGCTGCCATCCAACAAGCCACAATAGTATTATGCTTAATGAATGAGCCTGTTATGTCACAGTGGATTGGTCAACATGCAAGACAAGTCTTATCATTGAATGAAATTTATTTCTCCTGTAATGATCGAGTAGAGAGTTATAAGAAGATCGTCCGGGAAGTGCAAGCCCATTTAACAAAGTATAATAATGTTGCATTTGTCGTTTACGGACATCCATTACTCCTATCTAGCATCAATAAATACTTGTTAAAAGAAATTGATAGAGTATCTATTGAGATTTTAATACAGCCAGGAATTTCCTCCTTCGATTGTCTACTTGCTGATCTTGAAGTTGATCCATTATGTGGGTGTTACTGTGTAGAGGCGAGTGAACTATTAAGAAAAAACAAATTACTCGACTCGACAAATCATTTAATCATTTGGCAGATAGGCATACTCGAAGATCCTGGAACAAAGAATAGCTTCAATCATAAAGCCTTTGGTGCGCTTAAAAATAAATTATTACTTGTGTATCCAAAGAATCATCCATGTGTCATCTATGAGGGCTCTCTATATCCACATATTTTGCCCAGAGTAGAAAAAACGACACTTGCAGAACTTGAGTGCGAAAATTTTTCCAGGCTATCAACGCTATATATGTATCCTCAAACTAGCAAACACTTTTAG
- a CDS encoding MFS transporter: MSYCLLTRKLLLIYAIQSTCGGTAFYISLFLSGYSHLNPAQIGLALSFGSVGNIAGGYIGGYLCDKYNASYNLKFGLLIQGSALFLLVFLQQFKFILISMMLMGFGSYLYVTSSNFILNSKFNRDQNSRTKIISDQHIISNIGMFCAAILMGYSTDGYYKIIFTCIAFTIITVGITLRPFAKNDFETKFDSHIQLQDLAAKNYIYLLGIITIGVVGLMFAAHRIGLPIYLNANFGNINTGFLMALNPLIILFFQRRIIRYSSNNEFIAIVIGLILFAFSFLILNCSATVFIVIFSTILLTIGEILTVTHAQSIAFGYAPKNSKGKIMGLYKAMYSITKVFGSYYSGIIIYNLGYVYLWSISSYLGFMGCFIALIYFFKHKHLNYFGAVGEPNTSTKKF; this comes from the coding sequence ATGAGTTACTGTTTGCTTACTAGGAAGTTGCTTTTAATATATGCCATACAATCAACTTGTGGTGGAACTGCTTTTTACATTTCTCTTTTTCTAAGTGGTTATTCTCATTTAAATCCTGCTCAAATTGGACTTGCCTTATCTTTTGGATCTGTGGGAAACATTGCTGGTGGCTATATCGGAGGATATCTTTGCGACAAATATAATGCTTCGTATAATTTGAAATTTGGTTTACTAATACAAGGTAGTGCGCTGTTCTTATTGGTGTTTCTCCAACAATTCAAGTTTATTTTAATAAGTATGATGCTAATGGGGTTTGGTAGCTATTTGTATGTGACTTCTAGCAATTTCATTTTAAACTCTAAGTTTAATAGAGATCAAAACAGTAGAACGAAGATTATTTCTGATCAGCATATTATATCAAATATTGGGATGTTTTGTGCCGCGATATTAATGGGCTATAGCACAGATGGATATTATAAGATTATCTTTACATGTATTGCTTTTACCATTATCACAGTAGGTATCACTTTGAGGCCTTTTGCAAAAAATGATTTCGAAACTAAATTTGATTCGCATATTCAATTGCAGGATTTGGCTGCAAAAAACTACATCTATCTTTTAGGAATTATTACAATTGGTGTCGTAGGTTTGATGTTTGCGGCACATCGTATTGGCCTTCCGATTTATCTGAATGCAAATTTTGGTAATATTAATACAGGTTTCTTGATGGCATTAAATCCATTGATAATTCTTTTTTTTCAAAGAAGGATTATTCGCTATTCATCAAATAATGAATTCATTGCAATTGTTATAGGGTTAATATTATTTGCTTTTTCCTTCTTAATTTTAAACTGCTCAGCAACAGTATTCATTGTGATTTTTTCTACTATTCTCTTAACGATTGGTGAAATTTTAACAGTGACTCACGCTCAATCTATTGCATTTGGCTATGCCCCAAAAAATAGTAAAGGTAAGATTATGGGGCTGTATAAAGCAATGTATTCGATTACAAAAGTATTCGGATCATACTACTCCGGGATCATTATCTATAATTTGGGTTATGTATACCTTTGGAGTATTTCCTCATATCTCGGTTTCATGGGCTGTTTTATAGCCTTGATCTATTTTTTCAAGCATAAACATTTAAATTACTTCGGTGCGGTGGGAGAACCTAATACATCCACGAAAAAATTTTGA